One Fictibacillus halophilus genomic window, ACGCCATCACTGCGTTCTTTTCTATTTTTGTACAACGTGCCATTATTGAACGCTATAACAATAGTTTTGTTACAAACAAAAATGATGTTCTCTCATTAATATACAAATACACTACACTTGCTTTTTACGGTCTGAACCACGCTGTTCAATCCGTACTTAGCCTAATACCATGGATCATCAACAAATTTCTGGCTCTCCTTTTCTTTTTTGTGCTGCTTATTAACTGGTGGATCCTACTAATTATGTATAATGAATAAAATTAAGGTACAAGAAGTCCCAAGGAGAATTGCCAATGAAAAGAACATTTTCATTTAAACGAGGATTTATATTTTTCTGGTTAGCCAACATAATCTTGCTAGCGATGATTGGAATATTACTAATCAACAAAGAGAGCTGGGCTGACGATGCTCAAAAATACTTCACTCTGTTCATTACGTTATCAGAAGCAATGATTCTCTTATTATCGTTAGCCAGCTGTTTACCCCAAAAAAAGTAAATAGGTATAGCAAAAGACAAGCTGACTGTTTTCCCAGAGTTAGCTTGTCTTTTTAATAGCATCCGCTTGCCTAGCTAGTGCTAATGCCCACACAACCCTGCATTGTCTCCCAAATCAGGCGGAACAATATACTTTTCAATTGGGTCTAGTACATTTTCGTATTAAATGTAGCGGTTTAACAGTTGGAGCACGGCGTTTCGTATAATCGGAAATAAGTGTTCTTGTTTTATCACACCACCGCTGATCACAATCCGCTTAGGAAAATCCTTCTCATTCTAAACGTTTGTTTAAAGATAAACCACCTGATACTATAAAAATCAGACTAGAAATTATTACTATCGGGAATCTAAGAATGTAGGTTTGATTTTGTTACATATTCCGATATACTAGACCTTTATAAATATACAAATATTCTGATTAATTTTACATAAAAAGACAGGAGATCTGACGATGAAATTTACCATTGAGCCATTAGGCGATAACAGCATGATCATTGAACTCGGACAAGATATGAGCCATGAGATCCAGCAAAAAGTCAAAAAAGTCTCCTCTTTCTTTGAAGAGCATAGGTTTGACTGGGTGATTGAGACCGTACCTGGTTTTACGACTGTTGCTGTTTTTTATGATCCTTTGAAGATCGATACAACGACTCTTCCATATGAAGAAGTATGCAAATTTTTGGAACCGCTTTTAGATGAGTTAGAAGTTGACGATGACGCTGAACCTCGTGTGGTAGAGATTCCCGTCTGTTATGGCGGTGAATTTGGTCCAGACCTAGAGGAAGTAGCGAATCACAACGGACTCACGGTTGACGAAGTGATCGATATCCATTCGAATGGTGAATACACCGTTTATATGATCGGGTTCGCACCTGGGTTTCCGTATATTGGTGGCATGAGTGAAAAAATCGCAGCACCGAGAAGAAGTAATCCGAGACTTAAGATTCCAGCTGGTTCAGTAGGGATTGCTGGCAAACAAACAGGCGTGTATCCCATCGAAACGCCAGGTGGGTGGCAGCTGATCGGCAAAACACCGGAAAAGCTTTTCACTCCAGAAGGTGATACACCTTCCCTACTGCAAGCTGGTGACCAGATCAAGTTTGTTCCGATTTCAGAAGAAGAGTTTCAAAAGATAAAGGAGGACACGAAATGATTAAGATTACAAAGCCTGGCCTCCTGACGAGTGTTCAAGATCTGGGCCGTTACGGATTTCAAAAATATGGTGTGATCACGAGTGGTGTCATGGACACAACCGCACATCGGATAGCAAATTCTTTAGTTGGAAATGATGAGAATGAAGCGACATTAGAACTTACGCTACTTGGACCTGATATGGAGTTTCAAGAAGACACACTGATCTCGATCTGCGGAGGCAACTTGTCTCCTTCTATCGACGGGAAACCTGTGAAGTTGTGGCGATCGGTGTTGGTGTCTGCTGGCAGCAAGCTGAAATTCGGCGGCTGTAAAACGGGATGCCGCGCTTATCTCGCTGTAGCGGGCGGTTTTGGTGTCCCAGAAGTAATGAACAGTAAATCTACATACTTACGAGCTGGAATCGGCGGACATAACGGAAAAGCCCTGCAGAATGACGATGAGCTATCAATGGGTGAACCGAGTGAACTTTCCCGCAGCATTTAC contains:
- the pxpB gene encoding 5-oxoprolinase subunit PxpB; the encoded protein is MKFTIEPLGDNSMIIELGQDMSHEIQQKVKKVSSFFEEHRFDWVIETVPGFTTVAVFYDPLKIDTTTLPYEEVCKFLEPLLDELEVDDDAEPRVVEIPVCYGGEFGPDLEEVANHNGLTVDEVIDIHSNGEYTVYMIGFAPGFPYIGGMSEKIAAPRRSNPRLKIPAGSVGIAGKQTGVYPIETPGGWQLIGKTPEKLFTPEGDTPSLLQAGDQIKFVPISEEEFQKIKEDTK